AGGATCATGCACACAGCCATCTTGGCCTCAAGCAGAGCAAAATTCTGACCGATGCAGATCCGTGGACCCCAACCAAATGGGAGGAAGGCACCAGGATCCTTGGATGCCTTGGCGATCCCATCAGCAAACCTTTCTGGCTTGAACTCATGCACATCGCTTCCCCATATGTCTGGGTCATGGTGGATAAGCAGCACAGGAAGCTCGATGATCACACCGGCAGGGTAGGTGATGCTTCCAATCTCTATCTCCTTGTATGTTTTTCGCATGAATGCAACGGCGGGCGGATAAAGACGGAGAACCTCGTAAAGAATCATGGTCACCTACAAGTAGAGTGGTAAATTTTAAAACTCTAGTTGCCATTAGTTTAGTGTTAGTAGTGCAATATCAAAATGTACTCACAGTTTTGAGTTTGCTAAAGCCGTCATACTCGGGCTTATTCTTCGCAAATAGGCCAAGGACCTCCTCCCTTGCACGGTCCTGCCACTCAGGGTGCATGGCCAGTACGATCATTGTCCAAGTGAGAAGTACCGATGTCGTCTCTGACCCTGCAAAATAGAACAATTTGCATTCCTCTATCACTTCTTCAATTGTCATTCCTAGGATGGGCTGACCCTTGTCGTCTGTTTCCCTCATGTTTGACTCAAGCATTAAGCCGAGTAAATCATCTTTGGTGCTTTCTCCTTGTTGCATCGCTTGCATTCTTTTTTCAATCAGGCCTCGTAGAATGGATTCAATCTCGTTATTAGTCTGATGCATCAGTCTGTTCTTCTTGGTAGGCAAGGACCTGCAAATTGCATTGGTCCGATGCATATCagtacatatatatatatatatatatatatatatatatatatatatatatatatatatatggatagATAAATtttacacacacaaaaaaaaatgGTTGTCGCTGCTAAATCGGTACTCTCGTAACCAGGAATGAAGATATTCTTAACCAGGAATTATTAGAAAGGTGATTAAGTGTTAGGGAGTTACTCACATATAACCAGGAATGAAGATCTTCTTAACTTCGGCCACAATGCGATCGGCTTGCACAGACTGCAGCTCGAAAATCCTTCTTCCTTCGAGGTAGCTGCTGCCAAACGCGGTTCGTGAGATGACATCTCCGGTGAGGGTCTGGAACGCCGGGCAAACATCCACCTCGCACCAACCGTCAGAACCAAGGGACTGGGTCCATCTACTCACAAGCTCTTCACAACACGCAGAGAACGCCGGCATCATGAGCTGGAAATTGAGGGAGCCATGCGTGTCTTCAGTAACGAACTTACTCATGGTAGTACAGTAGTCTGGTAAAAAATTAGAGTAATAGTAAATAAATTACACTTACCTTGAGCTTCTCGATATGGAACGCGGGGTTGAGGATCCTCCTGTGCTTGACCCACTTCTCGCCCTCGTAGACCGCCACGCCGCCGGCCAGGAGCCTGGTCAGCGTGGGGAACTGGAGCTTCTCGAAGTGGCCGAACTTGTTGGACATCACCTCCCGGGTGACGCCGGGGTCGGCGATGGTCACCTTGGGGACGGGGCCGAACCAGGAGACGCACGTCTTGCCGTGCTCCCGGACGGTGTTGTAGAGGTAAGGCGCGACGTGGGCGCGGATGTCATGGCAGCGCAGCGGCAGCGCCCTTGAGGACGCCTCCTTGCCCTGCCGCCCGTAGTCGCCGAGGTCGCCGACGGGGAAGCGGTGCGGCGTCCCGCGGAGGCCCTGCGCGCGCAGCGCCCGCTGGAGCCGCCGTGGCCGCCACCACGTGTAATCAACCAGCCGCTTGACCTGCCAGAGAAGCGCCAGGCCCAGGAAGGTCCATAGCACCGTGGCTGGGGGACTCACAAGCACTCCAAGAACCATTGCTTTGTTTCTCGAGCAAGATGGAGGAAGAAAGGCTAGATGAGAGTGAACTGTGTACTTGATGGGTGAGGGGTTCGGCCACGGAATATATAGAAAGCAGTGCCACAGAATTCCAATGGTGCCAATTTGTCTAAGGATTCTGGTACTTGCTTTTGGACAGATTGGTCAACGATGCCACGTCCATTTGTCCGTTGCTCCCAAGGAACTTGGTGGAGAAGAAACTAAAATGGATCTGATTGGGCAGATACTGGACGGTGACGCGGCAGGCCTCCATGTGGGCGTTGTTTCCTCTCTGCTTCCTGTTGCTTGGCTTGAGCTTAGACTTTTTTTGTGGGGAGGTTGGATGTAGCACTGCCTTTTAATTTTTTATAGGGATTTTGGACGTAGTGCTGAGCAACGCACGATTGGTTCATTTTTCGGTAGTGATTTTTAGTGCTGTTTTGACAGTTTTCTTCTGTTTGGTTTactgttttatttttatttattttccgtTATTATCAGGTTCATTCGTTTTATTTTTTAAAATCCTGAACACTTCTAAATTTCTGACGTAAAACTTGATAATATTTAAAATTTATGTTTCAAAAAATTAAGGCCATCTAGTGAAGAGTTTTTTTGAACTCACGAATATTTCTTAAATTCCATGAATATTTATTAACCCCTGAAACAGTTTTCACAATCTGAGAACATTTTTTATTAATTCTTTTTTTTGACCATTTACAGTAGGGGAAAAATCCATACTGTGATTTTTTTTCATTAAAAATAAGGGGTTAAAAAGTGTTACAAGCTGGCATGATCATGCCTGTTAGAATCAGTTAGTAAAATCATTTTTTATTAATTCATGAATAGCTTTTAAAATTGAAGAGGCTTTAAGTTCCTCAACTTTCCAAAATAATACAACCTTTATAGAGAAGTGCAGCAGCCTTTTTCTGGAGGTAAACCAGTTGCCAAATCAGAGAGAAAACACAAAGCTGAAGAAAATCAGTCGTGAGGAGCCTCCACGCAGCGCCCAAGTAGGTTGGCACCCGACATCGCATTATATGACTTACCTCGATTGTTTGACGCAGAGAGCGTCCAACGGAAGGCCTTGAAAGGATGTACCACAAAACGGCAACACAATATTTGTGAGTTCAAAGTAAATATCAAGAAAAATTCAATGATAGTCCAGAAATCAAATTGGTCATATTTGGATCAAGGATTTGCAAGAGGGATCAGTATACTTTAGTTTGGATTGTTCTCTCTAAGTGACTAATTTCTATGGCAGTCAAGAATACAAATATAAAGTTCTATCCTCACCACTAAGGCTAAAGAGATAGTTGCCTAGTTGCATTAGTGATGAACTGGAGGTAAATAAAATGTATTATCACCATTATGTCATTTTACTTAATGCaatgcacttttttattacttAATACTTGAGATGCATGTTGGATATATGTGTTAGTATGGACTAGTAGCTATAGATGCTAGCTGGATAGCAGTCTATGGGCACTTGGATGTAATGCCTATATGTTATCATGACATTTATGATTTGTCATACACACTTACTCCCTTCATTACATAATGTAGTGCCCCCGTGCTTTTCGAGATTTAagtttgaccataaatttaaccaacgtGGGCGACTCCGACTACATTATGGAATAGAGGGAGTACAATTTATTCAACACACGTGTATATTTAAGTTAGTGCACCATTGCTCTTTGGAGAGATGTCTCTAGTGAACTTCTGAACCCCGCTCCAATGTTCCTCATTGATAGAACATTTCATTTACTTTTATATTCTCTAGTTTATTACTTTTAATATTAATAACAATTCCAAACACTTGGTTGTGCAACTAGCAAAACTACTGAGATTGGCAACCTCACTATAACCTGTTGGGGACACAAGTTAAGTTCCTTAGTTGAGTGCATGTCTGATCATTAGGCATGTGTTTTTTTATTGAcaaattgataccttggttcctTAACTGAGAGGAAGCCTTACCGCTTGCTACCAACCATCTATGCTTCAGGTGCAAGAAAAAAACTATTCTGAAAGTAGCAGGTCCCCAAATCGGATATAACGGTTCAACGAGCCTCCGCGTTGTTGCAGTTGACAAGAAAGGTGGTGTGTCCCACAAATGAAGAAATGggtcaaagaagaagaaaactagggCTCGTGATGGCAACTCACGAAGACGACACAGAATGGTGTGCggctacactagtagaaaaaggcccatttgacccggttcataaggcccatttgtcccggttccggaaccgggactaaagggtcggtactaaagcccaatacctttagtcccggttcgcccatgaaccgggacaaatggggctccacgtggccgcagCGGCTTGctcaggcaggggggcctttggtcccggttggtagcaccaaccaggaccaaaaaatgttcacgcgtcagcagttcagaggctggggtttttgtttttttttggaggggggggggtttgggggttttgggggttttgtagggttaatttaggggtttcatatattgtgttagctagctaatagagagaagtgtcctctcttatctccgtgcttggtcgacgctacgtactatacgtatagagaggactcgacacgctagctagtaagcaaatgaaggaaaccattaagtacacaagatcgtcatgaacatatacaaagagaagtgatcgacctctctttctccgagagattggtcgaacaacaagttttcgtacatctatccgacgctaccagctacatatatacaatataagatctcttacaatccctagCATCTGATGTGaagttccacatggtattctccatCTTTATctatgacgtggtcaagaaagaatcccgccaattcctcttgaattgcttttatGCGATCTTGTgataggagttcatcccgctgcTGCCAAAGCTAATTTGAAGAAGGTGGTCAAtccatatatatgaatgaaactcaacacaaatgatggtaataaaataaaattgtgaatattattgcttacgcacttcataatcttctttagagtagccccgcttagaGGTCGTTGCGTTGTAGATgtactcgcaaatgtagtatcaaCAAAAATTATTCCCgccttcctgccacaaccactttacgagaaatagaggtcaatcaaactgataatctagcattataaatggtattgatgaaactagctagaatcaatgggagatgcgcggaactagctagtagtacttactttcgggtgtgtaaatcgcagctttcccggcagtcccggagcttctgcggtgaacactttccaaaccctgcgagacaaagaaaataattattacttgatattaggaaatgaacaaatttgccgatatggtgcgataatgatcgattgaacttacttctcgagcatttcagtcatggccgcatactccttgggatcttttcgtcttgagactaagacggttactagtccctgaaggaaatatgccctagaggcaataataaagttattat
The sequence above is a segment of the Aegilops tauschii subsp. strangulata cultivar AL8/78 chromosome 6, Aet v6.0, whole genome shotgun sequence genome. Coding sequences within it:
- the LOC109777572 gene encoding cytochrome P450 CYP72A616 translates to MVLGVLVSPPATVLWTFLGLALLWQVKRLVDYTWWRPRRLQRALRAQGLRGTPHRFPVGDLGDYGRQGKEASSRALPLRCHDIRAHVAPYLYNTVREHGKTCVSWFGPVPKVTIADPGVTREVMSNKFGHFEKLQFPTLTRLLAGGVAVYEGEKWVKHRRILNPAFHIEKLKLMMPAFSACCEELVSRWTQSLGSDGWCEVDVCPAFQTLTGDVISRTAFGSSYLEGRRIFELQSVQADRIVAEVKKIFIPGYMSLPTKKNRLMHQTNNEIESILRGLIEKRMQAMQQGESTKDDLLGLMLESNMRETDDKGQPILGMTIEEVIEECKLFYFAGSETTSVLLTWTMIVLAMHPEWQDRAREEVLGLFAKNKPEYDGFSKLKTVTMILYEVLRLYPPAVAFMRKTYKEIEIGSITYPAGVIIELPVLLIHHDPDIWGSDVHEFKPERFADGIAKASKDPGAFLPFGWGPRICIGQNFALLEAKMAVCMILQHFEFDLGPTYSHVPHNQKMLRPMHGAQIKLRAI